The sequence TCATGCTGCGGGTGATGTCCACCACCGCGATATAGCGGTATACCGATTGGCCGCCTTGCCGGGTGAGGGGCAGCAGGGCCAGGAGCGCGAGCCCCAGCGCCACACCCAAGGCCCAGGCGACCGGATCGGGCCGGGGCCACCCGGCCATCAGGGCAATCCCCGCGGCAGGCCCGGCACCCGGGTCCAGAGCTTCCGCGTCGCTTCCTGCTCCGGCGCTTCGGACCCCTGGTCCACGGGATCAAAATCGGGGCTCAGGCGGGTGGCCGTCTCCAGGTTGTACTTGGCATCCCAAAAGCCGGGCTCAAACCGCAAGGCCCGGCGGTAGGCGTCCTTGGCCAGCTCGGCGAGGGGCACGGCGCGCTCCGTCTGACCCCGGTCGACCTCCGCCAACGCCTGGCGCAGGTACAGGTTACCCAGGTCATAGGCGACCCGAGCCCGGAATTCGGGCGGTCCCCGGTCGCCCAGCTCGGCCAACACCTCCCGGGCCTCGTCCAGCCGTTCCTGGCGAGCGAGCCACAGCGCATAGGCCAGCCGCACCGGCGGCGGCGCGCCAAAGCGCCGTTCCGGCCCGATATCCCGGCCCGAGGCGAACTCGGCGAGGGCCGCCTGCTCCAGCCCAGCCCGCCGCCATTCCCACCCCTGCCAGGCAGCCGCCCCCAGGAACAGCAGCGCCGATCCGGCGGCCAGGCCTTGCTTCACCGGGTTCGGCACGGGGCGATCTCCGTCCACTTGGCCAGGGACAGCAGGGCCAGGGCGAGGGCCGCCAGGGCAAAACAAAGCCCGCGAAGGTCTCGCCGGGGATAGGTTTCCGTATAGCGCATGGGCAGGTTTTCCTGGCGGTCGATGTCGGCCACGGCCTGCCCTAAGTCCTCCGGGCTGTCCGCTTGGTAGGCGCGATAGGGAATGCCGAGGCTGGTAAAAAATAGATGCAGGGCGCGCTCCGGCCGCGCTTCCGGATCGTCATCGCCGGGAGCTTCGAATAGGCCAGGACTCCCGGCGGTGCGTAGGAAGATCCAGTACAGGCGCACGCGCTTTTCGACAAACGCGCGGCGCAGCAGGGCTTCGCTCTGGCGGTCGAGGGCCGCCGCCCCATCGGAGACCAAAACAAGGGTGCGGGCCCCGGCTGGGATGCTGCCATCGAAATAGGACAAGGCCAGGGCCAAGCCCTTGGCGATATGGGTTTGCGCCAAGCCCGGCAGGCGGGCGGCGCGGATCGCGGCGACCACCGCCCCATGGTCGTCGGTCCACGGCAACACGAACATGGGGCCGGTGCTGAAGGCCGCCACCCCGATCCGATCGTGGGGCCGGCTGGCCAGGAAGCGCTCCAACCACCGCACCGCCGCCGCCGACTTGGATTCCTCCCCGCCGCTGGGCGCGCGACCGGCAAAGTCATCATCCATGCTGCGGCTGCGGTCCAGCAGCACAACCAGGTGGCTGCCGCGCCCCAGCCGCTCCACGGTGAATTCGCGCCGATACAGGCCGGCGAGGCCCAACACCAGGCCGGCGAAGGCTGCCACCCCGACCAGGCGCAGGAGGCAATCGAGAACGCGCGACGGCCCATCCCCCGGCACCAGGTCATTCCACGGATAGCCAAGCGGGTGCCAGGGCGAAGCCCACAGGGGCAGCAGGGCCAGGGGCGCCAGCCACAGCCAGGCAGGCTCCAGGCAGCCGAAACTCATGGGCGGCTCCGTTCCGCCCGCAGACAGGCGCGGCAAAGGGCTTGGAGCCGGGCGATATCGTAGCCCGGGGGCGTCTCTCCGCCAAAGAACAGGGCGTACGAGGCGCGGAAGAAGCCCTCGATCTCCTCGCGCAAGGCGGCATAGGCGCCATGGCCGGCGAAAAACGCCGGCAGGCCTGCCGCGAACAGGGGTTCCCCCCAGGTCCGGTCGAAGGCCCGGTGTACCACCGCGAAGGCGGCGCGCAAGCCCGCTGCACCTTGCCCCTCGCGCTGCAGGCGCGCGAGGGTTCGATCCGCTTCCCGGAAATGGCGACCCCGGCGCGGCGGGCCGATGAGGCC is a genomic window of Candidatus Methylocalor cossyra containing:
- a CDS encoding MxaK protein, which gives rise to MPNPVKQGLAAGSALLFLGAAAWQGWEWRRAGLEQAALAEFASGRDIGPERRFGAPPPVRLAYALWLARQERLDEAREVLAELGDRGPPEFRARVAYDLGNLYLRQALAEVDRGQTERAVPLAELAKDAYRRALRFEPGFWDAKYNLETATRLSPDFDPVDQGSEAPEQEATRKLWTRVPGLPRGLP
- a CDS encoding vWA domain-containing protein — translated: MSFGCLEPAWLWLAPLALLPLWASPWHPLGYPWNDLVPGDGPSRVLDCLLRLVGVAAFAGLVLGLAGLYRREFTVERLGRGSHLVVLLDRSRSMDDDFAGRAPSGGEESKSAAAVRWLERFLASRPHDRIGVAAFSTGPMFVLPWTDDHGAVVAAIRAARLPGLAQTHIAKGLALALSYFDGSIPAGARTLVLVSDGAAALDRQSEALLRRAFVEKRVRLYWIFLRTAGSPGLFEAPGDDDPEARPERALHLFFTSLGIPYRAYQADSPEDLGQAVADIDRQENLPMRYTETYPRRDLRGLCFALAALALALLSLAKWTEIAPCRTR